The genomic interval TAATTAAATCTCTATCTTCTAATGCTTCTCGGAATACGGTATTAGAGAATTTACAAAATGTGACACTTTCAAGTAATGAAACATCAGGATATGGACTCCAGTTTACACCACAAAGAGAGCGTCAAGGTGAGCCTATTCTCGTGAAGGTTGAGAAAGGGAAATTCATCATATCAGATTGAAATTCTCTCAAATCTCCATAAAACTCTGGTGTTTCTTGATTGAAGGTTTAGGAGATGCGCCGATCGCATATTTTTTACCACAGATGCAAGTAAACAATGCAGCCTCTTGAATTAAACTTTTGACTATGGCTTCTGTCTTCAAATGATAGCATGAGCCTAATAAATTTAAATTTATACAGCGCCAATTTGGGCAGTAAGAATTGGTTTTAACGCGGTCTATGCGGTTGGTGGTACATTGATCAGGACGGCATTGTGATACACGGAACTGTCTTTGGTCTACTTATACTCCTCTCTTCTTTGCGCCTTTGCGTCTCTGCGTGAGATAAATCTTCCCGCGATTCAATATTTTTACTCAATTCATGTGGATGATTTTGCTAATTGTTCTTTTACCCATTGCCGTACATAACGAATTAAACTTGTTTCCCCCATTGTTAAACTTAATTCTAAAAATTGCATCAGCACAGCAGCATTAAATATTGGCAATGCTAAGGAAATTTCACAAGGTTGATACTCTTCATTAACTAAGCTACAAATTGTCAAAGTCTCACAGTCAAAACGCCATACTTCTGGTACTCTTAGCGCCGCATAAATCCCCATTCGATTCATTGAACTGCTAGTATTATCAACCTCAATTGCTAAATCTGGGGGCGGATCAAGTGTTAAATCGATGACATCTTTACCGCGCACAGCTAATTCGTTTTGAATGTAATAACACTCATCTGGTTCTAAACCTTTGCGTAAATCTTCTCGTGTCCAAGTTGTAGAACCTAAACTGCGAATTTCAATTCCTAATTCTTCTGTCGTTACTTCAACAAAGCGACCAAGTAATTTCTTAAAAGTTTCATGGGGTGGTAGAGGCATGAGTATTTCTAAAGTTCCGTTATCATAAGTCAGTTTGGTTCCTGGTTGTGACTCTAAATCTCGCACTAAATTTTGATAGGTGTCCCATTGAATGCCGTGCAGGATGGTTATATTTTGGGGTGGTAATGTTTCAGCTAAAGTTGTATTAGCAGCGATCGCATTATTCATCCTGTTCTCCTTTAGCTATCAATTTAAGTTTATTTATGCACTGAATCTTGGGCTTCGTAGTATAATCTGGTCGCTATGCGAAACATTTCTTGACCTGTGTGCAGATAGCGATCGTCATAACTAAGTGGAAAGTATGCAAATTCTTCTATACCATCGGCTACTTGATTAATGCTGTAGTAGAGATGTGCCGCCGTTCTCGCTAAACTAGGGGGATTAGGCAGTGAACGAAAAATAAATTGAGCTTGTTTAATCTCGTCTCGACAAATATCTAAATATTCTTGAAATGATTCTAATAATTGATCATCAAAAGGATCGGCGGCTAATTGCTCAATTTGCTCTTCTAGGGAATCCAGTATTTCACCAAGAACGCTGTTAACTGGTTGATAAATTAAACGTAGCCATTCTTCAATTTGTTCATCAACATTTTTACCTGATTTTCGATTGGCTTGGTAATGTTTTTGCGCTGATGCTGCCCGTTGTTGGCGATTTTGAGATTCATCTTGCAATTTTTGGTCATAGTCAAGGCGACTTTGGCTATCACCTAAGACTTCATAAGCAGCGTTGATGCGGATAATTTCATCTTTATCGGCTGTTTTTTGATTGCTATCAGGATGAAATAATTTTACCAAGCGGCGATAAGCTTGTTTTATCTCCGCTTGGCTGGCATTAGGATTAATTTTGAGAGTTTCGTAGTGGTTCTCAGTTTGTTTGGAATTCACCATTAGTCTAAGTAATTTTTAGCTGACGCTGGTAGTTATTTTTGCTTCCAGGTCTTGGAACAACGGTGTACTTAAATACCTTTCGCCAAAACTGGGTTGAATCATCACAATTAAGCGTCCGGCTTTTTCTGGGCGTTGGGCAACTTTAATTGCAGCACATAAAGCCGCACCGCTAGAAATTCCCGATAATAAACCTTCTTCTCTAGCTAACCTTCGACTGTATGCGATCGCTTCTTCATCACTAACAGTAATTACTTCATCAATAAACTTCATCTTTAAAACTTGCGGTACAAACCCCGCACCAATCCCTTGGATTTTGTGCGCCCCTGGTTGTCCGCCTGA from Aulosira sp. FACHB-615 carries:
- a CDS encoding Uma2 family endonuclease encodes the protein MNNAIAANTTLAETLPPQNITILHGIQWDTYQNLVRDLESQPGTKLTYDNGTLEILMPLPPHETFKKLLGRFVEVTTEELGIEIRSLGSTTWTREDLRKGLEPDECYYIQNELAVRGKDVIDLTLDPPPDLAIEVDNTSSSMNRMGIYAALRVPEVWRFDCETLTICSLVNEEYQPCEISLALPIFNAAVLMQFLELSLTMGETSLIRYVRQWVKEQLAKSST
- a CDS encoding J domain-containing protein, which translates into the protein MVNSKQTENHYETLKINPNASQAEIKQAYRRLVKLFHPDSNQKTADKDEIIRINAAYEVLGDSQSRLDYDQKLQDESQNRQQRAASAQKHYQANRKSGKNVDEQIEEWLRLIYQPVNSVLGEILDSLEEQIEQLAADPFDDQLLESFQEYLDICRDEIKQAQFIFRSLPNPPSLARTAAHLYYSINQVADGIEEFAYFPLSYDDRYLHTGQEMFRIATRLYYEAQDSVHK